The sequence CTAGCTGTTAATGTTATTGCTAATACGTTCGGGGATCATAGCATTGGATTTCAAAGAAATGACAATCCTACGTTTCATCCAGTTGAGCAAATTTTAAAACTTCACGAGGAAAAGATTGCATTGTACGAAAGAATGTTGAAAGAGAAAGACGAAATGATGGATAGGCTGGAGAAGCTTATCAATAAATAAAAACCATAAAAGTATTTATTCAATATTGAATAAATCATAACTAGATTATAATCCCAACAAAAGTTGGGATTTTGCATTTTAAAAACTTAGATTGGATTGTCAGTAGAAGTCAATTGTATGAAAAAATCAGGAAAAAATTTAGAAAAGCTAGTTCGAATCGTAGAAGAAGTTTATCAAACAGATTCAAACACACAAATTTTGAGTAACCATAAAATTGAAAATCTTGATGAAAATCTGAGGGAGATAGATCTACTTATCAAATCTGTGGTTAATGATTTCGAAATTATAATTGCGATAGAATGTAAAGAATATTCTAGAAAAGTATCTGTAGAAAAAATTGAAGCTTTTAACTCAAAATGTCTTCGTATTCCTAACATTAATAAAAAAATATTAATCTCAGAAAAAGGTTTTCAGAAAGATGCGATTGCTGCTGCAAATGTTTTTGGGATTGAATTGTATTCATTTTCAGAGATCGAAGCCAATTCATTCGAAATACTGGGATTTGCTATTAAACAATTAAAACCGAGACTTGCAAAATATAACTTGACAGGCATTAAATTTGAAAAGCCTCTAAATCAAGAAACAATTATTGACAGCAATTCTATTTTTAGAACAGAACTCGATGGTCTGGATTTAGACTTTTTTCAAACCTTTCAGCTGTATGCAAAGCCAAATTGGGGTATGATAATGAAGCACGCAATGTTCAGTTGGATGAAAGAAAAAACGGAAGAAAATGAGATTACTTTGGAGATTAAATATGAAAATCTGTTTTTAATCTATAAAAAAGAAAACATAAAAATTGACAGTATTTCTTGGAGTGCAGTTGTGAAATTTGATTTTGTGGAAGTTAAAACAAATGTGAGAGAAATTTTAAATCTCAAAACAAACAAAACTAAGGCAAAAACATTAAGCTTTACATTAAATGACAAAGCAGAAGGTAGTATTGTAGTTGACAAAAATAATGATTTGCACATTTTTGATACTACTGATAACCAATCTCACAAGCTAGGATTGCTATTCAGCTATGATCCTAAAACTGATAAGATTGAATATCCAAAAAAGTAATAAATATTAACTTGCACTGACTTCAAATTATTCTCTGTTCTATCTTCAGCATATATCTATTTTTTATTATAAAAAACTTGGATTTATAATTGTAAATCATCTCCTGAAACGATATCGAAATTAAAATTTTTCGCATAGTCCCTTAACTTTGTTTTCCGCTTTTGATCAACATTTATTTCATTGTCGAAACCTAATCCATTAAAATAGTGAGCGTCAAAAATATCCGACATTTTAATATTTGTTGTGATCATTTCTTCTTGAGATGCTAATTTTTTAAACATTAAAGCTGAGGTTAGAAATAAACCACACATTTCAAGTTCATCACTACAAACAAGTCTCTCGTGAAAAGCTTCTCTGTAATCGAGGTAATCAAAAAACACTTTCTCTGCCGATTCTTTTCTAATTTTTAGTAAAGTCAATAAAAATATTTCTAAGTCATCAACACATATTGACCAAGGATATAAATCTGAATGCTCTTTTTCTAACAATTCTTCTAAGTTTGTTTGAATTCCTCCATATTTATGCTGTGTTATAATTATGGAATAAAGTGACTTAATTTTTTCAGGTCGTATTTCAAATAACTCTTTTGAAGTTTTTAAATCATATATTTTAAACTCTTTTCCCTCTTCTATTTTACTTTCGAGTCTTTTACATTGATCATAAGCTTTTTGTATTCCATTTTTAAAATCTGATCTGATTTTATCAAAAGCTTTCAGAGGATTTCTTAGCGGAGCTCTAAACTTAAAATCTTTAATCTCAATTATTAAAAATGTACCCTTATAAAAAATAGCTAAATCTTGCTCCGCTTTTGTAGTTTTGTCGAAGTAGAAAGAAGTAAAAATCCTTGCATCTTCTTTGAATAAATGTTTAAAAATTTCTAAACATTTTTTTTCTAACATTTTATTCTTGAATTGAGTGTACTTTTCCTTTTTAAGTTCTGCCAACTTCGAACTGATTCTGTTATAAAAGGCTTCTAATAAGAACTTTCCATTAGGGAAAAGAATTTCATTGTTGCTCAGTGCTATCAATGGCGTATCAAAATATTGTCTCTTATTATCATAATAAATAGTATGATCCTTTATCGTACTATCATCATAAATTAAGAATTTAATCAAGTTAGATATTCTCTCATCAGGTAATTCTATAGATCTAAGATTTTCTTTTTTCAATATAAAAATATATCCTGGTCTAGTCATGAACTCGAACAAATCATTTAATTCAGGTTGAACTGCCCAATCTTTAGGATCCACTAAACCTTTATTAACAAAAGTGGATGTTAACTCTTGCCACTTTTCCGGATGCTGGTGGTAAAAGAAACAGCTATTAGCTTTTTCTTGCAGTATTATATTTACAGATAGTGAAAATTTAATTATATCCTCCGTTTCAAAACCGTATTCTCCGAAAATAACCTCATCAAATCTTGAAAAATTCGTTCTTATTCGGTAGATAGTTTGCTCGTCAAAAGATAATTGTCCATTTGCGTAGTAGTCAAAGAAAGATTTTAATGATACAGTGATTTTATCTAATTGTAAATCTCCTGTATTTTCATCGAAAAAACCAATTTCCCCGAAATAATTCATTTCTACCTCATCAAGAAGCTCTGTTAATTTATTCCATTCTTTTTCATCTGGAGCATCTTCGGTTTCTGTATGATGTTTAGAAAAAAATAAGTCGATTAAATATGCAAACTGCTGAAGCGGAGATTTTAGATTTTTAAAAGCATCCAAAGAATCTCTAAACTGTATAGCATTCATCATTTGCAGTACGAAGGGAAGAAACGTATCTTTCTTTATATTATTTAAGAGCATATAGATATCTTCGATAATCTCTTCCTGAGTTCGTCTGCTTTTACGATATTTTAGCAATGAATCTAAATTATCTTGTAGTTCTTGCTTAATTTTAGGATCTATTGACATTGTAATTAGTTAGATTCTAGATATTTTTCAAATGTTTGTTACGATTGCTCTTTTGTTTTTCTTATACCAATCTGTTTAGCCAGTTGCTCTATTTTGTTATCAGAATCTCTTTTCTCATTAATTATATTTCTAAATCCATCTTTTTGAGATTGTGAAGTCATTTGATAGAGATCTTTTACAAAACTCACATTGTTTAATAAAATTTCTTTAAACTCTGTATCACCTAAAAAGACGTTTTTAATAATAGTTCTGAAGACATCTGTAGACGGTTCTAGCAAATTATATTTAATGAAAAATGGTAAGATTTTTTTAGAGGTTTCAACATTAAGCTCTATATGATTATTTAGAAATTGATCTCTAATATCTTTTAAGGCATTCGCAATTGGAAGTCGAGAATGGTTTGCCTCATATTTATAAAGGATTTTCCACCATTGATTGTCAGCTAAACCATTTAACAATCTCTCTAGCAATTGTGCTGTAAATGCATCAAGCGAAGATTGAGTTAATGATTCATCATTCAAAAATTCAAAATACCTAAAATGGATATTGCTATCCTTTTCAAAAGCAGTCTTAATGCTCTCTTGATCTAAATTTTGAAATTCCATATTAAATTGCGCAATGAAAATTTTTGAAATTTGCAAATCCTTATAGGCGAAACAATCTTGAATAAATTCATCATCTAAATTTTCTAATAACAATTTAGATTGGTCGACTTCCCACTTGTTTAATTCGGTGAGTAGCTGATCATCTTTTAATTCTACCGCAACTTTAATTTTATTATATCTCTTAATAAGTTTGATGATATCTGACCTTTTATCTAGCGTAGAATCTGAAAATACACTTAAAATTACCTGCTTAAATAATAATGAATCTGAAAAATACTCTGAGCTTACCATTAGATCATCGTAAGATATATATCTAAGGATTGTATTACTAATATCTTTTGCTCTAGAGACATCATCGCCGTCTAAAACCTCTTGAAAATAATCTCTATATGTAGTGTTGAATTTTTCTCCTTTAGCGATTCTCATAGCTATCAAATCATTTATCAGTGGTAATTTTGAGGATGTATTAGAGTTGTAAAGGGTAGCAATTTTAGCATCTTTAATTATGTCTTTTATAACTTCACCAGATTTTCTTGTAGTTTCCTTAATCTTCGAAAGAATGTCGTTGGCTTTTTGTAGATCATCTTCGTCAACTGCAGTACTAAGATTTGTTTTTAAATGTTTAATATAATTAGGTAATTCGAAATTTTCACATAGTATATCGGTGTTTTTTACTTGTAAAATATCATCAATTAAGAGATTAGAAATGTAATTGTCCAAATCTTTTACATCAGTAGTTAATTTATATTGATTAAATTTATCTCCTTTATTTTCAATTAAAGCAATGCTGTTTTTTGCTTCTAAAGTTTTGGCACTAATGAGAGGAAACACTCTTTCTTCTGTTAAATGCTCTGTTAATTTATCAACTAGAGCAACGTATTCCATAGTATTCGAATCATTCAATATTTTAATATATTCATCCGTCAACAATTTTAAGTACTGGTCATCTGCGTAATTTTCTATTAAGATAAGTTGCCAATCCTCTACTTCAAGTTTATCAATTACTGGATCACTATTCAATACTTTATGGTAAAATGTTTTCCAAGCTTGAGCAATTTGTAATTTTGGAATTTTGCTCTCACTTTCAATTTGTGATAAGGTTTTGATAGGATTTTCTAGAACATCAATATCAACAATTGCAGAACTAAAGATAGAATCTGCAAAATCAGACTTGCAAATAGAATTAAATTTTTCAACATCATTTTTGTTTAATGAGTCTTTTAATTCCTGAGTATAAATTAATTCAACTGCTTCATCGACATCAATATGATAAATCACCGCTGTCAAATGCTTAGCAAAATCTGGATCACTGTAATAAATTGATTTTAAACCATCTAAATAATCAAATTCTGTAACTGATTTTAAAGGGTTTGCAAGAATTTCATCTTTCTTTAAAACAAAAATTGCTATATACCTTTCTCTGAAATTTTCATCTAAAAGTTTTATGGTTAAAATCTCGTTTACGAAAGCTATGATTTCCCTAGGTGTAATTCTTTTGCTAAGAAACTCGTAAACCTGTATTACTAACCTTAGTTCATCCTCATCGTAATTTATAAATGCTTTGCTCCACTGATTTTGAAAGAATTGTTTCCAGTCAGACATAATTGGCAATGTAACTCTAAAAACGATATCAAAAGTTTTATTGACATAATCATCTCCAAAGGTTTTGTTGGTACCATCGCTATTTAGCTCCTTAAATGCATTTTGAATATGTTCTCTATCAAAAGGAAGTATTACTTTAATATTTTTATATTCTTTCTCTGCAAAAAAAATATGAATAGATGACCAAATGTTTAGAATGTGTTTTTTAGGTAATCTATCGAAATTGTCAAACACTAAAACTATTTTTTTATTCAAATCATCATCGATTTCCTTCATCCATTTTTGAAAGTCACGAACCGAAGGTTGATTTTCAGAAATTGTCTCAATTTTAGTTTCCTCCTTTTGTTTATTAGTATACACTTGAAAAGTTTCTTCGGCGGCATATCGGAAAGATTTACTAAATCCCTTCTTATCAATCCAATTTCTAAACAGATTGTAGATGTAAATACCAATTACAATAAACAATGGAAAAGCAACTAATACTAACTTCCAAAACCAGGATTCTATTTCAAAAAAATCTTTAAGAGAATCTTTAAAAACGTTTACTGTTGGAATGTAAATAATTGATAATAAACTAAAAATGAAACCCACACTTAAGTAGGGTTGATTGATTGTGACTGTTTCTTTGGAATTAGCGAGTAATATTTTTAATTTATCGTCCCAAATATCTTTCTCATTCTTCTTTAAAAGGTCTTTTTCATTTTTAATAAACTCTGTTAACTCGACTAAAATTGCTCTTCTTTGTTCATCTTCTTGATGTCCCCACACATCATAAATAAAGAATTTATGCGTTTTTTCTACCTTCTTCTCTATCAAATGTACCAGATTACTTTTTCCCGAACCCCAAGCACCATCTATTCCGATAATTTTAAAATCTTTCTCATTAATAATTTTTTCACTTATGACTGTGGCAATTTTATCTTGGGATTTGTTCTTAAATAAATCTTCACCTAAAGGGTGATTAGTTAAAAAATTATATTTTTTTTCTTGGTGTTTTTTAGAATTTTCTTCCATATTTAGTTTTCCAGTGGTTTTAGTTTTTGAATGTTTTACGTGCAGCATATTGTTAATATATGCTTTCGTAATATTTCAAAAATACGAAAATGGAATGAGTTTAATGAATAAAATTAAGATGTGGTAATCTCTTCCTTAAAAATTAATCTAAAAGAAAAAAGGAAAAAAAAGAAAGCCCTTCCATCATTGTTGCAGATTTTAATAAACAAGTTTATAAAGCAAAATACTACCTGAAGGGTGGAGATTTTTCTTTATACCGACAGGCTTGAACTTGTGTTTAATAATCTGAAACTATTCCTTTGTTTTCTTTTTATTATTTTTTACTACCAACTACAATCTTTCTAGTAATAATTACATTTCCAATCAAAATTTTCGACTTCGGAGAAAATTTCAGCCCTCTGCAAGAGCAAGTTGTTTTGAGCATCTCGAAACGTTTCGAGATGCTCAAAACACAACTTGCCGTGTTCCTTCGAACACATAATTTGCTGTATATTATTTAGTAATAAAAAACCAATAAAACTAAATTATTTATGTAGATAATGTACATTGAAACTATGTAGATATGTATTTATGTAATTACCAAAGTAGAGGAATTTGTAAGTCGATATTGTATTAGGAACTTAAATTACTATAGACATATTTGAGGTATTACGATAATCAGTGACAAACACTCTCTTTTAGTACCATTTCAGAGATGGCCATCATTTTCAGGATTAATTTTCTGAAAAATGAAATTATGCTACACAAAGAAACGGTCAGCAGGGAAATGTGGGAAATTCTTCAAAAACTGATGAAAGATGAAATGCTAAAAGACTTCATCTTGGTTGGCGGTACCGCATTAGCCTTGAAATTAGGGCATAGATTTTCCATTGACATTGATCTGTTCACTACAAAAGACTTTAACTCAAAAGATTTAATTAGCTACCTGCAAAAAGAATATAAGGCAACAGATGAGATTGTTTTTGAAAATACCGTTATGACCTATATTGAAGATATAAAAGTTGACCTTTTAGCTCACAAATATCCTCTTATAGCAATGGATAAAATTTCAGAAAATGTTAGAATGATTTCAAATGATGATATTGGTGCTATGAAACTTCACGCAATATTTCAAAGTGGAGCAAGGTTAAAGGATTTCGTAGATATGTATTTTCTTCTTGAAGAAAATCCTTTAAAGTCATATCTCGATAGCTACCAACAAAAATATAACGGAAATTCAAATTTAGTAGCACGTTCATTAATCTACTTTGATGGTATTAGAAAACAATATGATGTTTCAATGATTCAAGGGAAAGAGAATAATTGGAAGACAATGCAGGAAAGACTCAAAAAAGCTGTTTTAAATCCCAATCTCAAATTTGGAAGTTCACTTTCAAAAAAAGCCATTCCCATTAATAAAGGGAAAGGATTTAGAAGGTGATTTTGTTGCGAAAAAGAGATAAAAACCTTATATTTATAGTATGAGAATAAAAGATAAAGTCTTACCAAATATTCATCCAAAATTCTTTTGGGACACCGATTTTAGCTTATTAGATTGGGAGACAGCCTATGTTCCTGTCATTTCTCGAATTATCGAAAGAGGAGGTCAAAATGAAATTGATGAAATTATAAAATACTATGGTCATGAGAAAGTTGTAAATACAATTCAAAACGAAATTTATTTTCTGCCTGATTATGCAATTGACCGATCAATCGACTTTTTTCCGGAACTTAAAAAAGAGGAGATGCATTGTTATTTAAATAGAAAAGATAAACCTTATCATTGGATTTAGTTTTGGAAGTTTTCTAATCTCAACTAAATTTAAACCAATAATAATATTGAGAATAAAGGTTCTCAAAATAAAAATTAAAAGGTGCTAATTTTCGTGAGGCTTTACTCGGGGAAATTAGCTTCTTTTTCCTATTGAAAAAAATATAAGGTGTCCGCTTTTTAGCGGACTTCTTACATTTTAAATATTATAAGCTATATGAATATTATCTCCTTCAAAGTTTTATACTCGGCGACCCATTTGTCTTCATAGAAAGATTGAAGATTTTACATATAAATAATTATAAGTTTAAATGTAATAATTTCCGCCAAGCGTCAGGAAAATAGGGTGTCTGGAAATGAAAATGGGCAAGATCTCTTAGGAAGCCATATCCTGCTTCGTCAGTTCTATAATTATATTCAAATTCATTTTTTCTTTTAATAATTTCTGCTTGAACTCTTCAAAATTTATATCTGCATTTAAGTCCATATTTTCATAATCAACTTTTGAAACCTTTAATTCCGATTGATACCCATCTTTTAAAGATTTTGAAAATAGTTGTTCATCTAGATCCAATTCTTTTTCTTCAATCAAATCCAAAGAGGTTGAGTGTTTATTGAGATGAGGTATAAATAATCCTAAATCAATTTTATTATCATTAATGAATTTTTTCATAAACAAAAATCTATCTTCAATTCCTAAGATAACCAGATATTCCATTAATACGTTAAGAAGTGGAGAGGTCGAATCAGAGTAATAAATTGGTTTTATCCTTGATTCTGTAAATTTTATGACATTTGAAATACTATTATTTGCATCAGGCAAAATTTTATAATCCTTATGTCGTAAAGTGACATATCCAAAAACTTCTATCAAATAATTTTTTGCAGACTCCAAATCCCCTATATCAATAAGTAAATTCAATACATTTACTATTGTTAATGAATGAATATCAATTAACGGACGAGCCGAAACATTGTTGGCTTTTATAATTCCTGTTAGTATGTCCTGTGTAATTCTTTTATCAAAATTTGGGTCAAACAATATACTCGTTTTAAGAAAAAATGTCAAATGAAAAAGATAATCAAATGTTCTAACTGTGTATCCAATTTGCTCATATCGCCCTGCAATTTCAGAGCTTAATCCATTGTTTAGTTTTGCTATTGGCAGTGTCCTTCCAAAGTACTCTGTTAAAAGATTGAAATAAAAGAAAAATACTTGATTGTAATAATGTAGTATTTTTTTATCCTTTTCTAATCTATTTTTCAAAATCCAATACCAAAATCTTAATACCAAATAAGAAATATATCGTTTTGCAATTTCTAAATTATTATGTTCTTTTGATTCTGTATATATTATAAATGAAATTAATTTTAAAGACTCAAATATAAGTTTCCATTTTCTTGGAATTGATCTTTTATATCCAATCCATACTTCTTCTTCAAATAAAAGGGCATCAATAAGCAATTCGAATTCATTTTGTATTCCATCATCGATGTTTAGATTAATTAAAACTTTATTGAAAAGTTTTGTAGTTCTTTTATTGGTTAGTAAATTGACACCGAATAAATCTTCTGAAAATAATTTTGTTAATTCTGAAATACCCCATCTTTCAAACTCAATTTCATCTGTTTTTGGAAATTCTTTTTCAATAAATCCTGCAAATGTTTCACTAATATTTGCTTTTATCTCTCCATTGTGTACTAAAATAATTTTTAATGGTAGATTGTCAAAATTCCTATAAGATGATTTAAAATCTTTATACTTAGCTTCTCTTATTGATTCTACAATACCATCATCTTTTTTGTTAAAATTTGTAGTGGTTATATGCCTATCTTCACCGCCTTTTAATTCATAATAAAATCTTTTTAATATACCATCTTCATCTTTTCCTACAGCGACAATATCCTTTCCATATTGAGGGAAACCCTTATATTCTTTAGGCTTTGAAAGTATAGTAAATCCCTTAGATTCTAGCAGCATTGGAAAAAGTAAATCTAACTCGTCACTTTCAGTCAATGATTCCAAATACTCTCTAACAATGATTGGCTTAATATCCATTAATTATCGTATTTACTTTTATTAGAATTTAATAAGTGCTCATATAGGTCGGGGTTTTTGTAAATCCTACCATCTACAAGAATAGAATGTTGATGACTATCTAATTTTCTTATTTCATCTTGCCCATCCAATTTCCAGGCATTACCCCTTACAATTACAGATGTTTTTCCTAAATGTTCTAAAAAAGTTCCCTTGCCCTCTTTTACTTCTTCCATCATTTTTGCTTGATTTTCGTGCTCCAATCTGTAATACAATTCCATTAAATTATATTCATTTTGATTGGGAGAAAGGTCATTGATTTTGCTTTTAAATACACACATTTCATTGTAGCTGTCTAAAGTTTTAGTGAAAAATTCTTTTAGACTTTTATCTGCTTTTGAATTGGATAGATGATTTAAAATAATTTTATAAATGTGTTCGTGATAAGCTTCAAAAATTAGCCGACTTAATGTCAGTTTGCATTCTTCTTTAACAGCTTTATATTTGGAGCTTCTAAATTGTAATAATAATGGTACTATTTTATCGATGCTGTGTGGAAATCTCTCAAATGCTTCTATTGAGCGTAATTGACCTATTTCAGAGTCGATATGTAAAACATCTATTGCAAATACACCCATTAGAATCAAATGAATACCTCCAATTCTCTTTTTAATATTTTCATTTGATAAAAATTTCAAAATAAATTCTTCAGTTTCACTTTTATTACTTTTCCAGAAATGTTTTATTCCACCTTCAAACAATGATAAATTAGTCCTAAATTCTAATTTAGTATATGCAAATTCAAAAAAATGAAAGTAATACTTAGGTTCTTTAAAGTTTTCAAAAAAATATTTTATTACTCTAATGTTTCCTGTTTTATTCAATATGTGATGTAAAAAGTTATAACGTTCATCCTCGAATCCATCAATTCCTCTTGATATGATATGAACAATCCAACCTCTGATTTCTTCATCTTCTTTCTCATAATATTCATAAAATTTATCAAAAACTTTATTTATTATTTCTAATGAATCGGGTTTTACTTCTAATAATTTAGCATAAAACTGAACTATTTCAGAACCATAGAAATTGCCATCTGATTCTATGTTTTCAACAGCTCTTATTGCAATTTGTAAGTCATCATCATTCTGATAATCTATTTCTACAAGAAAGTCTATCAGGATTTTAGGCGAATTTTTGAAAACTTTAAATGCTCTTTTGAAAGCTTTTTTGTCTTGTCTATATAAATTTACTAAGATGTCTTTTTGCAAATATTTAAATGACAGGTCGAATTTTTCGTTGCTCCAGTATTCAACAAGTTTATTTGCGAAAACCGGATTTTTAACAGATATTTTTTTACAGTAGGTTTTAGAGTAATGTCTATGGATCTCATCATTTAAAGAATATTGTATAGCATCACTTACCAATTCAAGATCTACATTTAGTTTAACTAATGCATTGTAATAATGTTTTTCATAGCTGTAGAGATGTCTGTTTGTTTGTCTTATCTCATCATTTAGATTTAACAAAAATTCTGTAATATCTTTTCCATCACGATTTCGTTTAACTAAAATAAAAGCACCTAAATTATCAATAATTGCATGGTAGGAATTTGAAAAAGGAGCATTATTAAGCCTTTTTATTTCGTTGTGAAAATTTTCATGAAATAGAAGTGAATCAGAAATTTCTTGAGGAAGCGGCATGTTTAGAATATTTTCAGCATAACTAATTAAATATTCAAAAAGTAAATCCGTTTCAAGATTAACGTTTAGGAGATTTCCCTCTTGGGTTAGTATGTTTTCCTTAATTAGCTCATTCGTATATTGAATGTCTTTAAAATTAAACTGTAATTTGTCAAATTTAAATATTAAACTAAATAATTCATCAAAGTATTTTTCCATAAGCTTAAAGTGTCTCGCTACTTAGACCACAATCAATAACCAAAATATTTTTAGAATCTTCAAAACATAGTCGCCTTTAAACAAAATCTTCATATTGACATTATTACTTTCCAAAATATCGATCTCCTCAATATTATAATCATAACCATCGTTTTCATTCCATTTGGTAATTATATCATTTGTTATAATTTCTTTTTGATATTCAGTAATATCTACTAAGAGTTGTCCATTATACCATTTTTTTGAATTACTTGTATAAATGTTCACTTTGACTTTATTAAAGTCAATTACGAAAATATGATTTTTATTGAATGAATTGATTATCGGTATATTGTAAAAAGTATTATAAGAGTAAGGTAAGATTCCACTATTGGAATATTTCACATCTTCTAATTTTCTTTGAGAATGTATGCCAGCAAATATTACAATCTTGCTTCTATCCTGTACTTTATCAATGAAATCCCTAATACTTTGACTAATATTTTCAACTTGTACTGCTTTACTAATCTGTAAAGCCTCTTTGAAAAATTGAGTATCAACTACTCTTGCTAACTGAGTTCCAAAAGAACTTAATCCTCCAATTTCTTGAAAGTTTTCGCCATCAATAAATGCAAATTTTGACTTCAAAAGAGTTCTAAAATATCCTAACCCATCTTTCTCTGTCAGATTTTCGATATATTTAATATTTCCAAAGTGTTTTAAAATTGATATTATTTTAATATTACCCTCCCATAACCTCCCAACATTCTCTCTAAATTTTTCAATTTTCTTTTGTGAAAGAGGAATAGACTTGATAATTTTATAATTCTCAATCTCTTCTCTTTTCTTTAAAAAGTAAATAATTCTATAATTTTTTCTTTCCTGTAATTTAATTCATTATTTAATTCTTTTTCATCAAAATTTTGCTCTGATAAAAATCTAGTAATATCTTTATTATTATTAATTATATCAAGATTTTCTTTAATATTATTTAATTGATATTTAAATCTAGGATTTAATGGGATATCTGAATAATCATTATTTGTACTAATTAGCCCATCATATTTTAGAAGAATTATTAATAATCCAAATGGTAGCCATTGGCTAGTCATTAAAGTAAAATATGC comes from Chryseobacterium sp. 3008163 and encodes:
- a CDS encoding P-loop NTPase fold protein; the protein is MEENSKKHQEKKYNFLTNHPLGEDLFKNKSQDKIATVISEKIINEKDFKIIGIDGAWGSGKSNLVHLIEKKVEKTHKFFIYDVWGHQEDEQRRAILVELTEFIKNEKDLLKKNEKDIWDDKLKILLANSKETVTINQPYLSVGFIFSLLSIIYIPTVNVFKDSLKDFFEIESWFWKLVLVAFPLFIVIGIYIYNLFRNWIDKKGFSKSFRYAAEETFQVYTNKQKEETKIETISENQPSVRDFQKWMKEIDDDLNKKIVLVFDNFDRLPKKHILNIWSSIHIFFAEKEYKNIKVILPFDREHIQNAFKELNSDGTNKTFGDDYVNKTFDIVFRVTLPIMSDWKQFFQNQWSKAFINYDEDELRLVIQVYEFLSKRITPREIIAFVNEILTIKLLDENFRERYIAIFVLKKDEILANPLKSVTEFDYLDGLKSIYYSDPDFAKHLTAVIYHIDVDEAVELIYTQELKDSLNKNDVEKFNSICKSDFADSIFSSAIVDIDVLENPIKTLSQIESESKIPKLQIAQAWKTFYHKVLNSDPVIDKLEVEDWQLILIENYADDQYLKLLTDEYIKILNDSNTMEYVALVDKLTEHLTEERVFPLISAKTLEAKNSIALIENKGDKFNQYKLTTDVKDLDNYISNLLIDDILQVKNTDILCENFELPNYIKHLKTNLSTAVDEDDLQKANDILSKIKETTRKSGEVIKDIIKDAKIATLYNSNTSSKLPLINDLIAMRIAKGEKFNTTYRDYFQEVLDGDDVSRAKDISNTILRYISYDDLMVSSEYFSDSLLFKQVILSVFSDSTLDKRSDIIKLIKRYNKIKVAVELKDDQLLTELNKWEVDQSKLLLENLDDEFIQDCFAYKDLQISKIFIAQFNMEFQNLDQESIKTAFEKDSNIHFRYFEFLNDESLTQSSLDAFTAQLLERLLNGLADNQWWKILYKYEANHSRLPIANALKDIRDQFLNNHIELNVETSKKILPFFIKYNLLEPSTDVFRTIIKNVFLGDTEFKEILLNNVSFVKDLYQMTSQSQKDGFRNIINEKRDSDNKIEQLAKQIGIRKTKEQS
- a CDS encoding nucleotidyl transferase AbiEii/AbiGii toxin family protein, with amino-acid sequence MLHKETVSREMWEILQKLMKDEMLKDFILVGGTALALKLGHRFSIDIDLFTTKDFNSKDLISYLQKEYKATDEIVFENTVMTYIEDIKVDLLAHKYPLIAMDKISENVRMISNDDIGAMKLHAIFQSGARLKDFVDMYFLLEENPLKSYLDSYQQKYNGNSNLVARSLIYFDGIRKQYDVSMIQGKENNWKTMQERLKKAVLNPNLKFGSSLSKKAIPINKGKGFRR
- a CDS encoding restriction endonuclease encodes the protein MKKSGKNLEKLVRIVEEVYQTDSNTQILSNHKIENLDENLREIDLLIKSVVNDFEIIIAIECKEYSRKVSVEKIEAFNSKCLRIPNINKKILISEKGFQKDAIAAANVFGIELYSFSEIEANSFEILGFAIKQLKPRLAKYNLTGIKFEKPLNQETIIDSNSIFRTELDGLDLDFFQTFQLYAKPNWGMIMKHAMFSWMKEKTEENEITLEIKYENLFLIYKKENIKIDSISWSAVVKFDFVEVKTNVREILNLKTNKTKAKTLSFTLNDKAEGSIVVDKNNDLHIFDTTDNQSHKLGLLFSYDPKTDKIEYPKK
- a CDS encoding NERD domain-containing protein; this encodes MSIDPKIKQELQDNLDSLLKYRKSRRTQEEIIEDIYMLLNNIKKDTFLPFVLQMMNAIQFRDSLDAFKNLKSPLQQFAYLIDLFFSKHHTETEDAPDEKEWNKLTELLDEVEMNYFGEIGFFDENTGDLQLDKITVSLKSFFDYYANGQLSFDEQTIYRIRTNFSRFDEVIFGEYGFETEDIIKFSLSVNIILQEKANSCFFYHQHPEKWQELTSTFVNKGLVDPKDWAVQPELNDLFEFMTRPGYIFILKKENLRSIELPDERISNLIKFLIYDDSTIKDHTIYYDNKRQYFDTPLIALSNNEILFPNGKFLLEAFYNRISSKLAELKKEKYTQFKNKMLEKKCLEIFKHLFKEDARIFTSFYFDKTTKAEQDLAIFYKGTFLIIEIKDFKFRAPLRNPLKAFDKIRSDFKNGIQKAYDQCKRLESKIEEGKEFKIYDLKTSKELFEIRPEKIKSLYSIIITQHKYGGIQTNLEELLEKEHSDLYPWSICVDDLEIFLLTLLKIRKESAEKVFFDYLDYREAFHERLVCSDELEMCGLFLTSALMFKKLASQEEMITTNIKMSDIFDAHYFNGLGFDNEINVDQKRKTKLRDYAKNFNFDIVSGDDLQL
- a CDS encoding DUF6922 domain-containing protein, which translates into the protein MRIKDKVLPNIHPKFFWDTDFSLLDWETAYVPVISRIIERGGQNEIDEIIKYYGHEKVVNTIQNEIYFLPDYAIDRSIDFFPELKKEEMHCYLNRKDKPYHWI